A genomic region of Prevotella scopos JCM 17725 contains the following coding sequences:
- a CDS encoding MFS transporter, with protein MKKYYPWVLVALLWFVALLNYMDRQMLSTMQEAMKVDIAELNHAEAFGALMAVFLWVYGLVSPFAGIIADRANRKWLVVGSIFVWSAVTLLMGYAESFNQLYWLRAFMGISEALYIPAALSLIADWHEGKSRSLAIGIHMTGLYVGQAVGGFGATLAAMLSWNAAFHWFGIIGIVYSIVLLLFMKESPKHGQKRTSQEEAKTSKNPFRGLSIVCSTWAFWVILFYFAVPSLPGWATKNWLPTLFANSLNIPMSTAGPMSTITIAVSSFIGVIMGGIVSDRWVQRNLCGRVYTSAIGLALTVPALMLLGFGHSLVAFVGAGLCFGIGYGMFDANNMPILCQFISSKYRSTAYGIMNMTGVFAGAVVTQVLGKWTDGGNLGLGFAILGGIVVLALVLQLSCLKPTTDNME; from the coding sequence ATGAAAAAATATTATCCTTGGGTACTTGTTGCTCTCCTCTGGTTTGTTGCCCTGCTCAATTATATGGACCGACAGATGTTATCGACAATGCAGGAAGCAATGAAAGTTGATATTGCTGAGTTAAACCATGCTGAAGCATTCGGTGCTTTGATGGCTGTGTTCCTGTGGGTTTATGGTCTTGTGAGTCCGTTTGCTGGAATCATAGCTGATCGTGCAAACCGCAAGTGGCTTGTCGTAGGCAGTATTTTTGTTTGGTCAGCTGTGACCTTGCTCATGGGATATGCAGAGAGTTTCAATCAACTTTACTGGCTTCGTGCGTTTATGGGAATCAGCGAAGCACTCTATATTCCAGCAGCTTTGTCGCTTATTGCCGATTGGCATGAAGGAAAGTCACGCTCACTGGCGATTGGTATTCACATGACGGGTCTGTATGTGGGCCAGGCAGTGGGTGGTTTCGGCGCCACACTTGCAGCGATGCTTTCATGGAATGCTGCCTTTCACTGGTTTGGCATCATCGGTATAGTTTATTCAATTGTCTTACTCTTATTCATGAAAGAAAGTCCTAAGCATGGACAGAAACGTACTTCACAAGAAGAGGCTAAAACAAGCAAGAATCCTTTCCGTGGATTGTCAATCGTCTGCTCTACATGGGCTTTCTGGGTAATACTCTTTTACTTTGCAGTACCAAGTCTTCCAGGTTGGGCAACAAAGAACTGGTTGCCAACATTGTTTGCTAATAGTTTGAACATTCCAATGTCAACTGCAGGACCGATGTCAACAATAACAATTGCAGTCTCATCGTTTATAGGTGTTATCATGGGAGGTATCGTTTCTGACCGTTGGGTACAACGTAACCTGTGCGGACGTGTTTATACCAGTGCCATAGGTCTTGCCCTGACTGTTCCTGCTCTGATGTTGTTGGGTTTTGGTCATAGTCTTGTTGCTTTTGTTGGAGCAGGGTTGTGCTTCGGTATCGGTTATGGTATGTTTGATGCTAACAATATGCCAATCCTTTGTCAGTTCATATCTTCAAAGTATCGTAGTACGGCTTACGGAATCATGAATATGACAGGTGTGTTTGCTGGTGCCGTCGTAACACAGGTGTTAGGCAAGTGGACAGATGGTGGAAACCTCGGTCTTGGCTTTGCCATCTTAGGAGGTATTGTGGTTTTAGCTTTGGTTTTACAACTCTCTTGTTTAAAGCCAACAACCGACAATATGGAATAA
- a CDS encoding dihydrodipicolinate synthase family protein: protein MEKIIGLIDAPFTPFYANGDVNLEPIEAYAAMLQKNGLQGVFINGSSGEGYMLTTEERMQLAERWMQVAPEGFKVIVHVGSCCLRESVRLAEHAEKIGAWGIGAMAPPFPKIGRIEELVKYCETIAAAAPSLPFYYYHIPAFNGAFLSMLELLKAVDGRIPNFAGIKYTFESLYEYNQCRLYKDGKFDMLHGQDETILPSLAQGGAKGGIGGTTNYNGRELTGIIEAWNRGDIETAREKQNFSQEVINVICHFRGNIVGGKRIMKLIGFDLGPNRVPFQNMTDEEEARMKKELEGIGFFERCNKF from the coding sequence ATGGAAAAGATTATCGGATTAATTGACGCTCCGTTCACGCCATTCTATGCAAATGGCGATGTCAATCTTGAGCCTATAGAGGCTTATGCTGCTATGTTGCAGAAGAACGGATTACAGGGTGTTTTCATCAATGGTTCATCAGGTGAGGGCTATATGCTCACAACAGAAGAACGTATGCAGTTGGCTGAACGTTGGATGCAGGTAGCACCAGAAGGTTTTAAGGTTATCGTACATGTGGGTAGTTGCTGCTTGCGTGAGAGTGTACGTTTGGCTGAACATGCTGAGAAGATTGGTGCATGGGGTATTGGTGCTATGGCTCCTCCATTCCCAAAGATTGGTCGTATTGAGGAGTTAGTGAAGTATTGTGAGACAATTGCAGCTGCAGCTCCTTCACTTCCTTTCTATTATTATCATATCCCTGCTTTCAATGGTGCTTTCTTGTCAATGCTTGAGCTGTTGAAGGCTGTTGATGGTCGTATTCCTAACTTCGCTGGTATTAAATATACCTTTGAAAGCCTTTATGAGTACAACCAATGCCGTCTTTACAAGGATGGAAAGTTTGATATGTTGCACGGACAAGATGAGACAATACTCCCAAGTCTAGCACAGGGAGGTGCAAAGGGTGGTATCGGTGGTACAACTAACTATAATGGACGTGAGTTGACGGGTATTATTGAGGCATGGAACAGGGGAGATATTGAGACTGCACGTGAGAAGCAGAACTTCTCACAAGAGGTTATCAATGTCATTTGTCACTTCCGTGGTAATATTGTTGGTGGTAAGCGTATCATGAAACTGATTGGCTTTGACCTTGGTCCTAATCGTGTTCCGTTTCAGAATATGACGGATGAGGAAGAGGCACGTATGAAGAAAGAACTTGAGGGAATTGGTTTCTTTGAGCGTTGCAATAAGTTCTAA
- a CDS encoding type I asparaginase, whose amino-acid sequence MNRTNKVLLIYTGGTIGMGHNQRTGALEPLDFNHLVDNVPEFKLIPTEVDTYQFDPPIDSSDMSPVKWKQLVKVISDRYDEYDGFVVLHGTDTMSYTASALSFMFENLTKPIILTGSQLPIGQLRTDGKENLMTSLELASSHHADGTPIVPEVCVYFSGHLLRGNRSTKQNADEFNAFDSFNYPHLCEAGVNFNFKEHNILKPDFSKPMVPHFELDNNVIIFSLFPGIEEHLIRHTFDAPELRSIVMRSYGSGNAPQQPWLMNLLRKVTERDIIVVNISQCISGQVEMNRYDTGYQLKDAGVISGYDSTVEAAVTKLMFLQAKYKDTETIRKYMNQSIAGEITIYN is encoded by the coding sequence ATGAACAGAACCAACAAAGTATTGCTTATTTACACAGGTGGCACCATTGGTATGGGGCATAACCAACGGACAGGTGCATTGGAGCCATTGGATTTCAACCATCTCGTTGACAACGTTCCCGAATTCAAACTTATCCCTACAGAGGTTGATACCTACCAGTTTGACCCTCCTATTGACTCTTCTGACATGTCACCTGTAAAATGGAAGCAGTTAGTAAAAGTTATTTCAGACCGCTATGATGAGTATGATGGTTTCGTTGTATTACATGGTACTGACACGATGTCCTATACCGCATCTGCTTTATCGTTCATGTTTGAGAACCTCACAAAGCCTATCATTCTTACAGGTTCGCAACTTCCTATTGGACAGCTTCGTACCGATGGTAAGGAGAACCTTATGACAAGTCTTGAATTGGCATCGTCTCATCATGCGGATGGCACACCTATTGTGCCAGAGGTTTGTGTCTATTTTAGTGGACACCTTCTTAGAGGCAACCGCTCAACGAAGCAAAATGCTGATGAATTCAACGCATTTGACTCATTTAACTATCCTCACCTTTGTGAAGCTGGGGTCAACTTCAACTTTAAAGAACACAATATCTTAAAGCCTGACTTCTCGAAGCCTATGGTGCCACATTTCGAGTTAGACAACAATGTTATTATCTTCTCACTCTTCCCTGGCATCGAAGAACATTTAATTCGACACACATTTGATGCTCCAGAGTTGCGAAGCATAGTCATGCGCTCGTATGGTAGTGGAAACGCACCACAACAACCATGGCTCATGAACTTACTCCGCAAAGTTACAGAGCGTGATATTATTGTTGTCAATATTAGCCAATGTATTAGTGGCCAGGTTGAGATGAACCGTTATGACACGGGCTATCAACTCAAGGATGCTGGCGTTATCAGTGGCTATGACAGTACCGTTGAGGCTGCTGTAACAAAACTGATGTTCCTGCAAGCTAAGTATAAAGACACGGAAACTATCCGTAAATACATGAATCAATCAATTGCAGGTGAAATCACTATCTATAATTGA
- a CDS encoding nucleoside phosphorylase: MEKKYFAPSELIINEDGSIFHLHLNPENLADKVILVGDPGRVALVASHFDNTECEVSNREFRAITGTYHGKRITVLSTGIGCDNIDIVVNELDALANIDFKTRTEKEKLHQLTLVRIGTCGGLQPYTPVGTYIASAKSIGFDGLLNFYAGRNQACDLEFEAEFKKQVNWDPQLGNPYVACADKELLNTIASDDMVRGVTIACGGFFGPQGRELRLPLQDPKLNEKIENFSYNGMQVTNFEMESSALAGLATLMGHKAVTVCMVIANRLAKEANASYKNTIDGLIEKVLERI, from the coding sequence ATGGAGAAGAAATATTTTGCCCCTTCGGAGCTGATTATAAATGAAGATGGAAGCATCTTCCACCTGCACTTGAACCCAGAGAATCTTGCAGATAAAGTTATACTTGTTGGTGATCCAGGTCGTGTAGCACTTGTTGCTTCACATTTTGATAATACCGAATGTGAGGTGTCTAATCGTGAGTTCCGTGCTATCACAGGTACATACCATGGGAAGAGAATCACCGTTTTAAGTACAGGTATTGGATGTGATAATATCGATATTGTTGTAAATGAGCTGGATGCACTTGCAAATATAGATTTCAAGACACGTACAGAGAAAGAAAAATTGCACCAGTTGACACTTGTACGTATCGGTACTTGTGGAGGATTACAGCCTTACACACCTGTTGGTACTTATATTGCATCTGCTAAGAGTATTGGTTTTGATGGTTTACTAAACTTCTATGCTGGTCGTAACCAGGCTTGTGACCTTGAGTTTGAAGCGGAGTTCAAGAAGCAGGTGAACTGGGACCCTCAGTTGGGAAATCCGTATGTGGCATGTGCTGATAAGGAATTACTTAATACGATTGCTTCTGACGATATGGTACGTGGCGTCACAATCGCATGTGGCGGATTCTTTGGGCCACAGGGTCGTGAACTTCGTTTACCTTTGCAGGACCCTAAATTGAATGAGAAGATAGAAAACTTCTCTTATAATGGTATGCAGGTAACCAACTTCGAGATGGAATCATCTGCCCTTGCAGGTCTTGCAACCCTGATGGGTCATAAGGCTGTAACTGTATGTATGGTTATTGCAAACCGACTTGCTAAAGAAGCTAATGCAAGCTATAAGAATACGATTGATGGCTTGATAGAGAAGGTGTTGGAGAGAATATAA